The genomic DNA CGCGGCAATCCCCTGGCGACTGAGCAACTCGGCCGCCCGCGGCGCATGCGGACTGATATAGGCCACCACGGGTTTGGCGCCGGGAACAAGCGCATCCCTCAACGCATTGGCCAGCAACTCCGGCTGGGCGACAGCGGAGGATCCCGCGATGGCGACGAGCGCGTCATACCCGTCGCTCTCGAGGACGGCGCGCACGGCGCCGCGCAGCACATCGGGCTGCAGGCCGGCCAGCGTCACGTCGATGGGATTGCGGTCCAGCGCCGCGTGCTCGCCCGTCTGCAGCGCCCGCAGGGCCGCGCCGGTGGGCGCGTCGGGCGCGGGCAGTTCGAAGCCCGCCAACCCAAGGCAGTCGGCCACCAGCGTGCCGGCCCCGCCCGTCGACGTCAGGACGGCGATACGGCGCCCCGCCAGCCGGCTCCCGCTCGCCAGCGCCGCCGGAATATCGAGCAGATCGGAAAACGCCTGCGCGCGGATGATGCCGGCTTCCTCGAACAGCGCGTCATACATGGCGTCGGCCCCCGCCAGCGCGCCGGTGTGCGACGCCGCGGCCTGCGCGCCCGAGTCGGAACGGCCTATCTTGAAGGCCACGATCGGCTTGCCGGCCCGGATCGCCTTGCGCGCCGCGGCGCGAAACGCGGCGGGGTGGCGGATGGTCTCGACATAGAGCGCAATCACCCGGGTCGCCGGATCATCGGCCAGCGCGCCGATGAAATCCGCCAGGTCCAGGTCGACTTCGTTGCTGGTGGAGATCAGCTTGGAAAATCCGATGCCGCGGGCGGTGGCGCGCGACAGCAGCGCGCCCAGAATCCCCCCGCTCTGCGATACCAGCCCGATCCCGCCGCCGACCAGCTGATCCGCCGCCAGGGCGCCGCTGGCCGACAACGTGATGCGGTCGGTCAGGTTGACCAGCCCGATCGTGTTCGGCCCCAGGATCCGCATCGCGCCGGCGGCGTCGCGCAGTTCGCGTTGCCGCCGCGCGCCCTCCTCGCCGGTCTCCGAATAGCCGCTGGCCAGGACGATGGCGGCGCCCGCGCCGATCCCGGCCAGTTCACGGATGGCCTGCTGGGTGCGTTGCGCGCCGAGCAGCACGATGGCCACGTCGGGCGCTTCCGGCAACGACCGTACATCGGGGTAGCAGCGCAGGCCCTCGATCTCGGCCGCCTTCGGGTTGACGGGATAGATGCGCCCGTCAA from Achromobacter xylosoxidans includes the following:
- a CDS encoding acetate--CoA ligase family protein, with product MNRVWQLLRPRSVAVVGASADPAKTAGRPIAYLRKHGFDGRIYPVNPKAAEIEGLRCYPDVRSLPEAPDVAIVLLGAQRTQQAIRELAGIGAGAAIVLASGYSETGEEGARRQRELRDAAGAMRILGPNTIGLVNLTDRITLSASGALAADQLVGGGIGLVSQSGGILGALLSRATARGIGFSKLISTSNEVDLDLADFIGALADDPATRVIALYVETIRHPAAFRAAARKAIRAGKPIVAFKIGRSDSGAQAAASHTGALAGADAMYDALFEEAGIIRAQAFSDLLDIPAALASGSRLAGRRIAVLTSTGGAGTLVADCLGLAGFELPAPDAPTGAALRALQTGEHAALDRNPIDVTLAGLQPDVLRGAVRAVLESDGYDALVAIAGSSAVAQPELLANALRDALVPGAKPVVAYISPHAPRAAELLSRQGIAAFQSPESVSAALAAMWRVHAPARPPAADSTAPSPAPVSCPEHGSLDEAQAKALFARFGVPGVREIAVRSPAEAVEAARQLGPRVVLKLLSGDILHKSEVGGVAVNLTPDEIGPRLRRMAADVQRHTGRVAEAFLVQEMVAGAAEVILGVHRDPLGTAILLGMGGVVAELIRDTTLLLLPEDGAALTAWQVEAALRRLKTWPLLDGYRGRDRADVPALVDAVLAFARMAQALGDRLVEAEINPLFVRPLGQGVRAADAIAIIGAGAA